A window of Nitrososphaerota archaeon genomic DNA:
CAACATACCTTAGGCTCTCCCGCGCAGGCGTATTGTAGGGTAGTGGGTCTAATCTGGTGTATTGGGAAGATGGGTCTACAACCCTATTATATGGGTGGTAGGGGTTGCCCTCGATTCTCTCAACCACGCTAACCCCATCTCTCTCCACAACCTTCGCTCTGATGCCGCACCTGACGTTGCAGCCTAAGCAGGAGCTGTAAACCACCTTAGCACCCTCATCTATCGAGGGGTCGGGTTTGATTGGGGTGTATGTTGGTTTTATGATCCGATCAATAACAGATGCATACCCAGCTGCAAACGTTCCTGCAGCGGCTAAGCCTATTACGCCTTTAACGAAGCTTCTTCTACTAACCAACTTCTTTCACCTCCAGTGGGAAGATGAACGATAGTAAGACGAATATCGCTATAGCTGCGAGCAGAGGCGAGGCGGCGAGCAGCTGCCAGCCTGCTGGTAGCTGTAGGCTTAGAACTTCACCGCTTCTGTTGATTAGCTGCCCATTTACAATAACATTCCACTTATTTGTAGCCACACCGACGAGGGCGACTATTGAGACTAACAGGCTTAGTACACGCATCTTGAGTGAGGCTAGCGAGAGGAGGAAAGACAGAGCCATCAATATCATCACCACGTAGATCAGTGGGAGCAGTATCGATAGACCCTGCAGCGAAGTTTCTAATCGGTTGTTCCAAAGTAGTATCTGAAGCCCTAACAAACCTGCTACAGATATGCTCCCTGCTGTGTGAATCTTTAGTAGCGGGTCGATCACCTCTGGCTCCATCTTTCTTCCCTTCATCAAGTAGTAGACGAAGATCCCAGCAGCTATTGAAGCTACAAATGTGTCGGCGTAGAAGATTATGGGCATCAGAGACCATTCACGCCAAGCTATGAGCCACGTCTGGCTTACGAAGAGTGTCGCCGGATATACGCCCCAAAAGGTTGAGATAACGAGTAATACACAGCTCACCGCGACCGTCGGCGCTCTAAGTTTCTCATAGTCTTCTTTCGTCTTAACTCCAAGCGAGAAGGCTCTGTAAAGCGGCCTAAGTCTACCAGCTGATTCGGCGCGTAGCCTCATCGGGTAAGCGTAGAAGAGGAGTAGGAAGATTATGCCTAGTATAATTGTTACCAACCAAATGATAGCGTGCAGAGATATGAATGAGAAACCCGGGTTAGATGGTGTTGAAATGAGTCTAGGGTTGGAGTAGATGAGATAGGCCCTTTGGGGCTGGTGTAGGTCTGCCAGAGGACCGAGTAACAAGACGGCGAAGAACGATACCGCGGTGATGGTTAGGAAGGGAACAGCCTTTAACAGCTTCTTTGTTATGTAGCCTATCATCGCTAGGATGAAGAGATCCGCACCTGAGATTAGAAATGAATAAGAGAACATCACAGGCTGCCACAGAATATATTCGATCAGCTCGTTTGGGTATAGGTAGCCAGCCATCACCTGTTCGCCTCCTCTGGTAGCTGCTTATAGAAGATTCTGGGCTGGTTGCCAGTCCAAGCTTTAAGAAGCGAAAGGCTCTGACCTTTTATTAGCAGCGATAACTCGCTGGACTCGTCTCTTAAATCACCAAATATTCTTGCACCAGTGGGGCATGCTTCTACACAGGCTGGTAGAAGCCCCTTTCTGATCCTGTGTTCACAGAACGTACATTTATCTGCGACACCCTTAACTCTATTTAAGTACCTTGCACCATAAGGGCACGCTTGTATACAAGCGCCGCAGCCGATGCACAGCTCATCGTTAATGAGGACCAGCCCATCTTCTACACGCTTAAAAGTAGCGCCTGTAGGGCAGGGTATAACACAAGATGGGTTTTCGCAGTGATTGCACTGCTTCGGTACAAACACAACGCGTCCACTCGGCTTCACGAACCTCTCCACCCAGGTTCTAAAATCGCTTATTGGAACGTTATTCTCAGCCATACAAGCTGCTACACAAGCCATGCACCCATAACACCTCGAGACATCCATGAACA
This region includes:
- a CDS encoding 4Fe-4S dicluster domain-containing protein: MQRRRFVKTIGAAALLTLSLPRFANAESEIKRYAMFMDVSRCYGCMACVAACMAENNVPISDFRTWVERFVKPSGRVVFVPKQCNHCENPSCVIPCPTGATFKRVEDGLVLINDELCIGCGACIQACPYGARYLNRVKGVADKCTFCEHRIRKGLLPACVEACPTGARIFGDLRDESSELSLLIKGQSLSLLKAWTGNQPRIFYKQLPEEANR